One window of the Rhipicephalus microplus isolate Deutch F79 chromosome 2, USDA_Rmic, whole genome shotgun sequence genome contains the following:
- the LOC119159674 gene encoding uncharacterized protein LOC119159674, giving the protein MNLSDDATFFLLRLVEQFPALWDMTLAEYADTTVKESIWERIAKEMNEEWPAYGPYDAKALRRFFDNKRRTYRLEKKKVESTKSGMPSSDVYKGRWRFYNSLRFLDASKVTCWRSVSTDACQAAAETMKVRPDIDDPSQTSDDAAAATDDQNITVDDPIAGKALSAMSRQGTQKKRRRSPHRLDEILAQRQTVLEKIAASVGQPASTTQQEDDIDYFGKVVAAHMREVPKDKLIPCQKAILSALEIYINKSE; this is encoded by the exons ATGAACTTGAGCGACGACGCAACTTTTTTTCTGCTGCGCCTTGTTGAGCAGTTCCCCGCATTGTGGGATATGACACTCGCCGAGTACGCGGACACAACAGTGAAGGAGAGTATATGGGAACGCATAGCGAAGGAAATGAACGAGGAGTGGCCTGCGTACGGGCCGTACGATGCCA aagccCTTCGGCGCTTCTTTGACAATAAGAGACGCACATACCGGttggagaagaagaaagtagaaTCCACAAAGAGTGGAATGCCAAGCTCGGACGTTTATAAAGGTCGCTGGCGCTTTTATAATTCACTCAGGTTTTTGGATGCTTCAAAAGTGACCTGTTGGCGTTCTGTGAGCACTGATGCATGCCAAGCTGCGGCGGAGACCATGAAG GTACGACCAGACATTGATGATCCTTCACAAACCTCAGACGATGCAGCTGCAGCGACTGACGACCAAAACATTACCGTGGACGACCCAATTGCGGGCAAGGCACTCTCTGCAATGTCCCGCCAAGGAACACAGAAGAAAAGGCGCCGATCTCCCCATCGTTTAGATGAAATATTGGCCCAACGGCAAACTGTGTTGGAAAAAATAGCTGCAAGCGTAGGCCAACCAGCGAGTACCACACAGCAGGAAGATGATATCGACTATTTTGGTAAAGTTGTTGCTGCACACATGCGCGAGGTTCCGAAGGATAAGCTGATCCCATGCCAGAAGGCTATCTTAAGCGCACTTGAAATCTACATCAACAAAAGCGAGTAA
- the LOC119159675 gene encoding uncharacterized protein LOC119159675 yields the protein MEVERKQRIAAMAVVLAELDDEALFFPVKRSCWQKDYIANKHLGMQYQLYRELLLSDSQEYRRLLRVSREQFVQLLSLVGPRIQRQDTVMRRAISAETRLQVTLRYLASGESHHSLSRQFRLGHSTVNDIIHETCNVIYEELKNEFLKTPSTEDEWRDVVAGFSRNWNFPNCVGAMDGKHVIITKPANTGTVYRNYKKSFSIILFAVVDANYKFLYTDVGAPGSQGDAGVWQTTPLQAHLSNMSAGLPELVKVGSLPDLYLPPVFVGDDAFPLGRNLMKPFGERSLSEEKRIFNYRLSRARRVVESTFGILANRFRFLHTVIDAEPKRVTSMVNAACVLHNFLANELNAADSCADTTPTATLFSTQPYSRGRVSAVGSAVRDSLCEFLNGRGAVSWQRTSAHLEADVYRRP from the exons ATGGAGGTCGAAAGAAAGCAACGAATAGCTGCAATGGCTGTTGTATTAGCAGAATTAGACGATGAAGCGCTGTTCTTCCCTGTAAAACGATCTTGTTGGCAAAAGGACTACATCGCTAACAAGCATCTGGGTATGCAATATCAACTCTATCGTGAACTTTTGCTTAGCGACAGCCAAGAATACAGGAGGCTTCTGCGAGTGTCGAGAGAGCAGTTTGTCCAGTTGCTGTCGCTCGTAGGACCTCGCATACAACGACAGGACACCGTAATGCGGCGAGCCATATCAGCTGAAACAAGGCTGCAGGTCACGCTACGATACCTTGCTTCAG GAGAGAGCCACCACTCCTTGAGTCGCCAATTTCGTCTGGGCCACTCGACTGTAAATGATATCATCCATGAAACATGTAATGTAATTTATGAAGAGCTGAAGAATGAATTTCTCAAAACTCCAAGCACCGAGGATGAGTGGAGAGACGTCGTTGCTGGTTTCAGTAGAAACTGGAACTTTCCAAACTGCGTTGGAGCGATGGATGGAAAGCATGTGATAATTACTAAGCCAGCAAACACGGGAACAGTTTACAGAAACTACAAGAAGAGCTTTAGCATTATACTGTTTGCCGTGGTCGATGCGAACTACAAATTTTTGTACACGGATGTTGGTGCGCCAGGGTCACAGGGAGATGCGGGCGTCTGGCAAACTACGcctctgcaagcacacttgtcaAACATGTCGGCTGGTCTTCCGGAACTGGTCAAGGTGGGAAGCTTGCCTGATCTGTACTTGCCACCAGTTTTCGTCGGTGATGACGCGTTTCCTCTTGGAAGAAACTTGATGAAACCGTTTGGGGAACGTTCGTTATCAGAAGAGAAGAGAATATTTAATTACAG GTTATCCAGGGCTCGGCGTGTAGTTGAGAGCACCTTTGGAATACTTGCGAATAGGTTTAGATTTCTGCACACCGTGATTGACGCTGAGCCAAAACGGGTGACATCAATGGTGAATGCAGCATGCGTATTGCACAACTTCCTCGCCAATGAATTGAACGCAGCTGACTCGTGTGCCGACACAACGCCTACTGCAACTCTGTTCTCTACACAGCCTTATTCTCGCGGACGAGTAAGTGCTGTTGGCTCCGCCGTACGTGACAGCCTATGCGAATTTTTGAATGGCAGGGGTGCTGTGTCATGGCAGCGTACGTCAGCCCACTTGGAGGCCGATGTATACAGAAGGCCATAA